The Maylandia zebra isolate NMK-2024a linkage group LG4, Mzebra_GT3a, whole genome shotgun sequence genome includes a window with the following:
- the LOC101480700 gene encoding germ cell-specific gene 1-like protein isoform X2, with translation MRLERGRRASLALTLNFVAFAFALSAVTTSYWCEGTRKVAKPFCTGPPVNKKEWYCIRFNSTNLNDSRLVQYIFETGEEKFLMRKFHTGIFFSCEEAADMNGFECREFSDIAPENERGVLWLCIVAETLYLTLLFAGGALMTLEQCPCFSVMNKLKLSAFAAMCTALSGLCGMVAHMMFTTIFQLAVATGPEDWRPKTWDYSWSYLLAWGSFGTCMGSAVTALNRYTKTIIEFKYKRRNIEKSLMIKQNMMEMNVPEQMWDMYLTTVPVDAEAPLELPVNGHKPSTGTAYEVEMDNVPEPQGEAYC, from the exons ATGAGGCTAGAGCGCGGGCGGCGGGCTTCTCTGGCGCTCACCCTCAACTTTGTGGCGTTTGCTTTTGCCTTATCCGCGGTGACCACCAGCTACTGGTGCGAGGGGACCAGGAAGGTGGCCAAACCCTTCTGCACAGGCCCACCGGTGAACAAGAAGGAGTGGTACTGCATCCGCTTCAACAGCACCAACCTCAACGACAGCCGCCTAGTGCAGTACATCTTTGAGACGGGGGAGGAGAAGTTTCTGATGAGGAAGTTCCACACGGGGATATTCTTCTCCTGCGAGGAGGCGGCCGACATGAACG GGTTTGAATGTCGAGAATTCTCAGATATTGCACCTGAAAATGAAAGAG GAGTGCTGTGGTTGTGTATCGTGGCGGAGACCCTGTACCTCACCCTGCTCTTCGCGGGCGGGGCTCTGATGACTCTGGAGCAGTGCCCCTGCTTCAGTGTcatgaacaaactgaagctCAGTGCCTTTGCTGCCATGTGCACTGCCCTGTCAG GCCTTTGTGGGATGGTGGCCCACATGATGTTTACTACCATATTCCAGCTGGCTGTTGCCACCGGGCCAGAAGATTGGAGACCCAAAACATGGGACTACAGCTGGTCTTATTT ATTAGCATGGGGCTCTTTCGGCACCTGCATGGGGTCTGCAGTGACGGCACTGAACCGCTACACAAAGACAATCATCGAGTTTAAATACAAACGGCGGAACATCGAGAAGAGCCTGATGATAAAGCAGAACATGATGGAGATGAACGTCCCCGAGCAGATGTGGGACATGTACCTGACTACTGTGCCGGTTGATGCCGAGGCACCTCTAGAACTGCCGGTCAATGGCCACAAGCCGTCCACAGGAACAGCGTACGAGGTCGAAATGGACAATGTACCAGAACCACAAGGAGAGGCGTACTGTTAA
- the LOC101480700 gene encoding germ cell-specific gene 1-like protein isoform X1, translated as MRLERGRRASLALTLNFVAFAFALSAVTTSYWCEGTRKVAKPFCTGPPVNKKEWYCIRFNSTNLNDSRLVQYIFETGEEKFLMRKFHTGIFFSCEEAADMNGFECREFSDIAPENERGVLWLCIVAETLYLTLLFAGGALMTLEQCPCFSVMNKLKLSAFAAMCTALSGLCGMVAHMMFTTIFQLAVATGPEDWRPKTWDYSWSYLSHTSEVRHAFPFTFLHRLAWGSFGTCMGSAVTALNRYTKTIIEFKYKRRNIEKSLMIKQNMMEMNVPEQMWDMYLTTVPVDAEAPLELPVNGHKPSTGTAYEVEMDNVPEPQGEAYC; from the exons ATGAGGCTAGAGCGCGGGCGGCGGGCTTCTCTGGCGCTCACCCTCAACTTTGTGGCGTTTGCTTTTGCCTTATCCGCGGTGACCACCAGCTACTGGTGCGAGGGGACCAGGAAGGTGGCCAAACCCTTCTGCACAGGCCCACCGGTGAACAAGAAGGAGTGGTACTGCATCCGCTTCAACAGCACCAACCTCAACGACAGCCGCCTAGTGCAGTACATCTTTGAGACGGGGGAGGAGAAGTTTCTGATGAGGAAGTTCCACACGGGGATATTCTTCTCCTGCGAGGAGGCGGCCGACATGAACG GGTTTGAATGTCGAGAATTCTCAGATATTGCACCTGAAAATGAAAGAG GAGTGCTGTGGTTGTGTATCGTGGCGGAGACCCTGTACCTCACCCTGCTCTTCGCGGGCGGGGCTCTGATGACTCTGGAGCAGTGCCCCTGCTTCAGTGTcatgaacaaactgaagctCAGTGCCTTTGCTGCCATGTGCACTGCCCTGTCAG GCCTTTGTGGGATGGTGGCCCACATGATGTTTACTACCATATTCCAGCTGGCTGTTGCCACCGGGCCAGAAGATTGGAGACCCAAAACATGGGACTACAGCTGGTCTTATTT GAGTCACACTTCTGAGGTGAGGCATGCTTTCCCATTCACATTTCTGCACAG ATTAGCATGGGGCTCTTTCGGCACCTGCATGGGGTCTGCAGTGACGGCACTGAACCGCTACACAAAGACAATCATCGAGTTTAAATACAAACGGCGGAACATCGAGAAGAGCCTGATGATAAAGCAGAACATGATGGAGATGAACGTCCCCGAGCAGATGTGGGACATGTACCTGACTACTGTGCCGGTTGATGCCGAGGCACCTCTAGAACTGCCGGTCAATGGCCACAAGCCGTCCACAGGAACAGCGTACGAGGTCGAAATGGACAATGTACCAGAACCACAAGGAGAGGCGTACTGTTAA
- the rcvrna gene encoding recoverin a: MGNTKSSALSKELLEELKSNTKYTEAELCTWYQSFLKECPSGRISKQQFEGIYASFFPDADPTAYARHVFRSFDTNADGTLDFKEYIVALHLTSGGKTLQKLEWAFGLYDVDGNGTISKNEIQEIVRSIFNMIPADAQKKLPEDENTPEKRAEKIWTFFGKKENDKISEGEFIQGVMDNKDILRLIQYDEPQKIKDKLKEKKQ; this comes from the exons ATGGGGAATACTAAGAGCAGCGCTTTGTCAAAGGAGCTCCTGGAAGAGCTGAAGTCCAACACCAAATACACAGAGGCCGAACTGTGCACCTGGTATCAGTCCTTCCTCAAGGAGTGTCCCAGTGGGAGGATCAGCAAGCAGCAGTTCGAGGGCATCTATGCCAGCTTCTTCCCAGACGCGGACCCCACGGCGTATGCGCGGCACGTTTTCAGGAGTTTCGACACTAATGCAGACGGAACTTTGGACTTTAAGGAGTACATCGTCGCTCTGCACCTCACCTCCGGGGGAAAGACTCTGCAGAAGCTGGAGTGGGCTTTTGGCCTCTATGATGTGGATGGAAATGGAACCATCAGCAAAAATGAAATCCAAGAGATTGTTCGG TCAATATTCAACATGATTCCTGCTGACGCACAGAAGAAGCTCCCTGAGGATGAAAACACGCCGGAGAAAAGGGCTGAAAAAATCTGGACATTTTTCGGAAAGAAGGAGAACG ATAAAATCTCAGAGGGAGAGTTCATTCAGGGCGTGATGGACAACAAGGATATCCTACGCTTGATACAATATGATGAACCTCAGAAAATCAAAGACAAGCTGAAAGAGAAGAAGCAGTAG